The genomic region TTGATTGTGCAGTATACTGGAGGAATACAAATACATTGGTTGTTTTGCCCTCAACAATGGCAACGGTTTTTGTTACGGATTGAAAACCTTCTTTCTGGAACAGCAGCGTATGGGACCCTGTCGGGATGTCAGAAAACATCCCGGGAGAATCTCCGACATAAGTCCCATCGATATAAACCTGAACAATTGCCGGTGAAGCAGTAACATTTATTCTGCCATTCGTATCTGGTGTTGATGCAACAGAAGGTTTTGAAGGGTCAATTACGATATGGGTAAGTGCCGGGAGAACCGCTGCGTTTGTAAATTCCCTTTTATAGGCATCAGGGAAAAAAATGGTGCTCTTGGCGGGTGCAAAATCAGCAGTCACAACGCTACTAAGCGCAGAATTTTTTAAGGCAATCTCTGCTTTCTGAAAATTCATGGAAGCAGTACGATATTGCGTCCCTTGTGGCACATCCTGCGTTTCAGCAAATTTCTTCAAGAGCAGGGTAGCCTTCGTTTTGTCCATGGATAGGATAACCGGCGGTTCTGAACTGGAGGTAAGACCTTTTTTAAGTTCTTCTTCC from Methanoregula sp. harbors:
- a CDS encoding PEGA domain-containing protein, with the protein product MSHTVSANLFRILSLACLAVFFILPVHAFTVNSLDITIDKSGDATASFKFTLEGFLENAIPQSMLEEELKKGLTSSSEPPVILSMDKTKATLLLKKFAETQDVPQGTQYRTASMNFQKAEIALKNSALSSVVTADFAPAKSTIFFPDAYKREFTNAAVLPALTHIVIDPSKPSVASTPDTNGRINVTASPAIVQVYIDGTYVGDSPGMFSDIPTGSHTLLFQKEGFQSVTKTVAIVEGKTTNVFVFLQYTAQSTPAPSGLLPVPGFGLLITGLAVSGCMVLRKIIRQ